A genomic segment from Desulfurella amilsii encodes:
- a CDS encoding carboxymuconolactone decarboxylase family protein → MQNPSVDEILSFMAKKLGGQENIPNAIRYAKVCAPELIYHVAFSSKNSVGDENSPFDEKTRTLIFLAVALAMKDTECIKTQLNAALTLGATKEELIALIKIVKHAAHSSVIGFAEPILESLSK, encoded by the coding sequence ATGCAAAACCCATCTGTAGATGAAATCTTAAGTTTCATGGCAAAGAAATTAGGCGGTCAAGAAAACATACCAAATGCAATACGCTATGCAAAAGTTTGTGCTCCAGAACTTATTTACCATGTGGCTTTCAGCTCAAAAAATAGTGTTGGAGATGAAAATTCACCATTTGATGAAAAAACACGCACCCTAATCTTTCTTGCTGTAGCGTTGGCTATGAAAGACACAGAATGTATAAAGACACAGCTAAACGCAGCTCTAACTCTGGGAGCGACAAAAGAAGAGCTAATTGCCCTAATCAAAATAGTAAAACATGCTGCACACTCAAGCGTTATAGGCTTCGCAGAACCCATCTTAGAATCCCTATCCAAGTAA